A single window of Syntrophotalea acetylenica DNA harbors:
- a CDS encoding permease, producing the protein MNNQSGASPVTEDTLSNNFFSKFLGIKIGLLLVAWFMLYRQLLPLSRFLTYDLFGLRAESHLGSAVEFFLYDTPKVLMLLVLVVFGVGILRSFITPEWTRKILAGRRESTGNVLAALLGVITPFCSCSAVPLFIGFVTAGIPLGVTFSFLISAPMVNEIALVLLFGLLGWKVATLYFVTGIVIATVAGWTIGRLKLESHVEDWVREMHANAAATPDTTMTWEERVGFGLDAVRDIVGRVWLYVVIGILAGAAIHGFVPENFMAGIMGKSAWWSVPVSVLIGIPMYTNAAGMIPVVEALLGKGAALGTVLAFMMSVIALSFPEMVILRKVLKPRLIATFIGVVGVGILLVGYLFNLVI; encoded by the coding sequence ATGAACAATCAATCCGGCGCGTCTCCGGTAACCGAAGACACGCTTTCAAACAATTTTTTCAGTAAATTTCTCGGCATTAAAATCGGCCTGTTGCTGGTCGCATGGTTCATGCTCTATCGCCAGCTTTTACCCCTTTCACGTTTCCTGACTTATGACCTGTTCGGGTTGCGGGCGGAATCGCATTTGGGATCGGCGGTGGAATTCTTCCTGTACGATACCCCCAAGGTGTTGATGCTTCTGGTTCTGGTCGTATTTGGCGTCGGCATATTGCGCAGCTTCATCACGCCGGAATGGACGCGCAAAATCCTCGCCGGCAGGCGCGAAAGCACCGGGAATGTGCTGGCTGCCCTTCTTGGTGTGATAACGCCCTTTTGCTCCTGTTCGGCAGTTCCCCTGTTTATCGGATTCGTCACCGCCGGCATTCCGCTGGGGGTAACCTTTTCCTTCCTTATCTCCGCCCCGATGGTCAACGAAATTGCCCTGGTGCTGCTGTTCGGCCTGCTGGGTTGGAAGGTGGCCACCCTGTATTTCGTTACCGGCATCGTCATCGCCACGGTAGCGGGCTGGACCATCGGACGCTTGAAACTGGAAAGTCATGTGGAAGACTGGGTGCGGGAAATGCATGCCAACGCCGCGGCAACACCTGACACGACCATGACCTGGGAAGAGCGGGTCGGTTTCGGCCTCGACGCCGTGCGGGACATCGTCGGCAGGGTGTGGCTGTATGTGGTCATCGGCATTCTGGCCGGGGCTGCTATTCACGGCTTCGTGCCGGAAAACTTCATGGCCGGTATCATGGGCAAGAGCGCCTGGTGGTCGGTGCCGGTTTCTGTGTTGATCGGCATCCCCATGTACACCAACGCCGCCGGCATGATTCCGGTGGTCGAAGCGCTGCTCGGCAAGGGCGCCGCGCTGGGTACGGTGCTGGCCTTTATGATGAGCGTCATCGCTCTGTCCTTCCCCGAGATGGTGATTTTGCGCAAGGTCCTCAAACCGAGGCTCATCGCAACCTTCATTGGCGTCGTCGGAGTGGGTATCCTGCTCGTCGGTTACCTGTTCAATCTTGTCATTTAG
- a CDS encoding class I SAM-dependent methyltransferase, with protein sequence MDCPLCRHGHTDFYHRDERRSYRQCRRCDLVFVPPADRLSPAEEKAHYDLHENDPSDRGYRRFLSRLFEPMRERVPVPARGLDFGSGPGPTLSLMFAEAGYDMALYDPYYAADSGVLQGRYDFITASEVAEHLYRPGAVLAQLHGLLRPGGWLGLMTKLICDRAAFATWHYRRDPTHVCFFSSRTLAWWAEQAGCDIFFIGQDVILLHKPLSSAFT encoded by the coding sequence ATAGACTGCCCGCTGTGCCGCCATGGGCACACTGATTTTTACCATCGGGACGAGCGCCGTTCCTACCGTCAGTGCCGCCGTTGCGATCTTGTGTTTGTTCCGCCAGCGGACCGTCTGTCTCCGGCTGAGGAAAAAGCCCACTATGACCTGCATGAAAACGATCCGTCTGATAGGGGCTACCGCCGCTTTCTGTCGCGGTTGTTCGAACCGATGCGAGAGCGTGTCCCGGTCCCGGCGCGGGGATTGGACTTTGGCAGCGGGCCCGGGCCGACCCTGTCGCTGATGTTCGCCGAGGCGGGGTATGACATGGCTCTCTACGATCCCTATTATGCGGCGGACAGTGGAGTGCTGCAGGGGCGTTACGACTTCATTACCGCCAGCGAGGTGGCGGAACATCTCTATCGGCCCGGTGCGGTCCTTGCGCAACTTCATGGTTTGCTGCGGCCCGGTGGCTGGCTGGGCCTGATGACCAAGCTGATATGCGACCGGGCGGCCTTCGCCACCTGGCATTACAGACGGGATCCCACCCATGTCTGTTTTTTTTCCAGCCGGACCCTGGCCTGGTGGGCGGAGCAGGCCGGTTGCGACATTTTTTTCATTGGCCAGGATGTCATCCTGCTGCACAAACCCCTGTCTTCCGCTTTTACATGA
- a CDS encoding PAS domain-containing protein, with translation MSAARKNIALTIGLYLLLGSAWILGTDFFLGRFSSGFDSIIVWQTVKGLVFVLGTAVFFYVAMRSNAAKGTVAAALLDGASADSPDRKGLSSTSYLRPWAPLGIFLVMILVLAASGAAVYLQASRTVRANARTALRNVAGLKARQVDAWRKERLGDARTITYDPVVMASFRAWLADPAGRTAAPERILRRLDAFRKAYGYHALLLFDSRGVLRVGRSDHEAVFTGNALLKKALQQGRPIFSAAYVPQDGCPQVVDFVVPLHAEVASGAEVFGALVFRMALENELFPDPQWLPADIQGAETFLVQREAGAVPLGVPLSRDAGRGPVVNPDQQGESFHSFFLRALRQGQADIVDHHGMPVLAVLEKVPDSDWLVLAKVNRVEVERPLKRLGAASGMAVLFLIAASAAGIVLWWRQQMAGFAVARLREQLQRQALRKHLEYLTRFANDIILLLDGEGTVVEANDRAISSYGYPREELIGKHVRELRAPDTLGDFDARWKDAYDGGVLFDTVHRRADGSCFPVEVSARRVEADGRVWCQSIIRDISERKHAEQRIQNLTRLYNVLSQTNQAIVRHVDKQALFEDICNIAVELGGCAWP, from the coding sequence ATGTCCGCAGCACGAAAAAACATAGCGCTGACCATCGGCCTTTATCTTCTTCTCGGCTCCGCCTGGATTCTCGGAACGGATTTTTTTCTGGGGCGGTTTTCTTCCGGCTTTGACTCAATTATTGTGTGGCAAACGGTCAAGGGGCTGGTGTTTGTGCTGGGGACCGCCGTCTTTTTCTACGTGGCCATGCGCAGCAATGCCGCAAAAGGTACGGTCGCGGCGGCGCTTTTGGACGGTGCTTCCGCGGACTCCCCGGACCGTAAAGGTCTTTCTTCCACCAGTTACCTTCGTCCCTGGGCGCCGCTGGGAATATTTCTGGTCATGATCCTGGTGCTTGCCGCGTCCGGGGCCGCTGTCTATCTGCAGGCATCGCGGACCGTGCGTGCCAATGCCCGCACCGCATTGCGTAATGTGGCCGGCTTGAAGGCCCGGCAGGTCGATGCGTGGCGCAAGGAGCGGCTGGGGGATGCCCGGACCATTACCTACGATCCGGTTGTCATGGCGTCATTCAGGGCGTGGCTGGCGGATCCCGCAGGTAGAACCGCGGCCCCGGAGCGTATCCTCCGCAGGCTGGATGCCTTTCGCAAGGCGTACGGGTACCATGCCCTGCTGCTGTTTGACAGCCGAGGCGTTCTGCGGGTTGGAAGATCGGACCATGAAGCGGTTTTTACCGGAAATGCGTTGCTGAAAAAAGCCCTGCAGCAGGGTCGTCCGATTTTTTCGGCCGCATATGTTCCGCAAGACGGATGTCCGCAGGTTGTCGATTTCGTTGTGCCGTTGCATGCCGAGGTTGCTTCCGGTGCGGAAGTTTTCGGTGCTCTCGTTTTTCGCATGGCTCTCGAAAACGAGCTGTTTCCCGATCCCCAATGGTTGCCCGCCGATATTCAAGGCGCCGAAACTTTCCTGGTTCAGCGTGAGGCGGGCGCGGTTCCGCTGGGGGTTCCGCTGTCGAGGGATGCTGGCCGGGGACCTGTTGTCAACCCTGACCAACAAGGCGAGTCTTTCCATTCGTTTTTTTTGCGTGCTTTGCGGCAAGGGCAGGCGGATATTGTGGATCACCACGGTATGCCGGTTCTCGCCGTGCTGGAAAAAGTGCCCGATTCGGATTGGCTGGTTCTGGCCAAGGTCAACCGTGTCGAAGTCGAGCGACCTCTCAAGCGTCTCGGTGCCGCTTCAGGCATGGCGGTGCTGTTTCTGATTGCGGCTTCGGCCGCCGGCATCGTGCTGTGGTGGCGACAGCAGATGGCGGGGTTCGCCGTGGCCAGACTCCGGGAACAACTGCAGAGGCAGGCGCTGCGCAAGCACCTGGAGTATTTGACCCGGTTTGCCAACGATATCATTCTGCTGCTCGATGGCGAGGGCACGGTCGTCGAGGCCAACGACCGCGCCATCAGCAGTTACGGTTACCCTCGCGAAGAACTGATCGGGAAGCACGTCCGCGAACTGCGGGCTCCGGATACGCTGGGCGATTTCGATGCGAGGTGGAAGGATGCTTACGATGGCGGGGTGCTGTTCGATACCGTTCACCGGCGGGCGGACGGCAGCTGTTTTCCGGTGGAGGTCAGCGCCCGGAGGGTGGAAGCTGACGGACGCGTCTGGTGCCAATCGATCATTCGCGACATCAGCGAGCGCAAGCACGCCGAGCAGCGTATCCAGAACCTTACCCGGCTTTACAATGTCCTTAGTCAGACCAACCAGGCGATTGTCCGGCACGTAGACAAGCAGGCGCTGTTTGAGGATATCTGCAATATTGCCGTGGAACTGGGGGGCTGTGCATGGCCCTGA
- a CDS encoding EAL domain-containing protein, which produces MALITVFAPHGENCSVAASCGADPALLDVIPEHTLHEFGGRKEAPRTLLSGGSVICNQAAAGASDERVKGVLRRCGIGSFGLFPLYRGDSIFGTLNLYSTTDDFFGKDMVAVLEEMAGDITFALNTFDKEMARKKAEERLQKTSATLTAVFQATPLPVIINDLEGRVLFWNAAAETVFGWSEKESLGKEPPFVPKEKQGEFHRNLASAKSGNSLRGVEIQRRRRDGRLLDMLLFTAPLHDVSGRIENTVALFMDITEQKRAREHILCLAHYDQLTGLGNRTLLRERFAQEASRAQRAKRHLALCLIDLDKFKSVNDALGHALGDMLLVQVARRLEECLRRADVISRLGGDEFLVLLTDLERPQDTVRIADKVLGALTRPFSLEGHTVRISASMGIGFFPEDGEDFDTLFRKTDTAMYAAKEKGRDKFMFFHGEMDQKIRARLDLENSLRNALEHKAFFLHYQPQVDILTGRIEGVEALLRFRHPERGLIPPDSFIPVAEDSGLIVPLGEWILEEACRQLRFWRQAGLTDLTMAVNLSPVQIFQEDFAGRTEAILKARGIHPGLLNLELTESIFMEEDERVHHTLLTLKKMGVRIALDDFGTGYSSLSYLKRYAVDEIKIDRSFVRDVCSDPGDAAIVLATIQMARSLGLQTVAEGVETAEQLAFLRAHGCDRYQGYLCSRPLVADALAQLVEGGHDKLDPWIPGV; this is translated from the coding sequence ATGGCCCTGATAACCGTTTTTGCACCGCATGGGGAGAATTGTTCCGTTGCTGCTTCCTGCGGTGCCGATCCCGCCTTGCTTGACGTGATCCCCGAGCATACCCTGCATGAGTTCGGAGGCCGTAAAGAGGCTCCGCGGACGTTGCTTTCCGGAGGTTCCGTGATCTGCAATCAGGCCGCTGCGGGGGCATCCGATGAGCGTGTCAAGGGTGTACTCCGTCGCTGCGGCATCGGTTCTTTTGGTCTGTTTCCGCTTTACCGGGGAGACAGCATTTTCGGCACCTTGAATCTGTATTCCACCACGGATGACTTTTTCGGAAAAGACATGGTTGCGGTGCTCGAGGAGATGGCCGGTGATATCACCTTCGCGCTGAATACCTTCGATAAGGAAATGGCCCGGAAAAAGGCCGAGGAACGCCTGCAGAAAACTTCCGCGACACTGACCGCTGTTTTTCAGGCCACACCCCTGCCGGTGATCATCAACGATCTCGAAGGCCGTGTGTTGTTCTGGAATGCGGCCGCCGAGACGGTTTTCGGGTGGTCGGAGAAGGAGTCTCTCGGTAAGGAGCCGCCCTTTGTCCCCAAGGAAAAGCAGGGGGAGTTCCATCGCAATCTGGCCTCCGCCAAATCCGGGAATTCCCTGCGGGGCGTGGAAATCCAGCGTCGCCGCCGCGATGGCCGGCTGCTCGACATGCTGCTGTTTACCGCACCGTTGCACGATGTCTCCGGTCGGATCGAAAACACCGTTGCGCTGTTCATGGACATTACCGAACAGAAACGAGCCAGGGAACACATTCTGTGTCTTGCCCATTACGATCAATTGACCGGCCTGGGTAACCGGACGCTGCTGCGCGAGCGGTTTGCTCAGGAGGCTTCCCGTGCGCAGAGGGCAAAGCGTCATCTGGCGCTTTGCCTGATCGATCTGGATAAATTCAAATCGGTCAACGACGCGCTGGGGCATGCTTTGGGAGACATGCTCCTGGTTCAGGTGGCGCGGCGTCTGGAGGAGTGCCTGCGCCGGGCGGATGTTATCTCGCGGCTCGGGGGAGATGAGTTCCTGGTACTGCTGACCGATCTTGAGCGGCCGCAGGATACGGTCAGGATCGCCGATAAAGTCCTGGGGGCGCTGACGCGGCCGTTTTCTCTCGAAGGGCACACCGTGCGCATTTCCGCCAGCATGGGCATCGGGTTTTTCCCCGAGGACGGAGAGGATTTCGATACCCTGTTCCGGAAAACGGATACCGCCATGTACGCCGCCAAGGAAAAGGGGCGCGACAAGTTCATGTTCTTTCATGGCGAGATGGATCAGAAAATCCGGGCTCGCCTCGATCTGGAAAACAGCCTGCGGAACGCTCTGGAACACAAGGCGTTTTTCCTTCACTATCAGCCTCAGGTCGATATCCTCACGGGCCGCATCGAGGGGGTCGAGGCCCTGTTGCGCTTCCGGCATCCTGAACGGGGGCTGATACCGCCCGACAGCTTTATACCGGTTGCGGAGGATTCGGGGTTGATCGTACCTTTGGGGGAATGGATACTTGAAGAGGCCTGCCGTCAACTGCGATTTTGGCGGCAAGCGGGGTTGACGGACCTCACCATGGCGGTAAATCTTTCGCCGGTGCAGATTTTTCAGGAGGATTTCGCCGGTCGCACCGAGGCTATTCTGAAAGCCCGGGGCATTCATCCCGGTCTTCTGAATCTGGAACTGACGGAAAGTATTTTCATGGAAGAAGATGAGCGTGTCCACCACACGCTGCTGACACTGAAAAAGATGGGTGTGCGCATTGCGCTGGACGATTTCGGCACCGGTTATTCCAGCCTCAGCTATCTCAAGCGTTATGCCGTCGATGAAATCAAGATCGACCGCAGCTTCGTACGGGACGTATGCAGTGATCCGGGCGATGCGGCTATTGTCCTTGCCACCATCCAGATGGCTCGCAGCCTTGGTCTGCAGACCGTTGCGGAAGGGGTGGAAACAGCAGAGCAGCTTGCCTTTCTGCGGGCCCATGGCTGCGATCGCTACCAGGGATATCTTTGCAGCCGACCGCTGGTGGCCGATGCGCTCGCGCAACTGGTTGAAGGGGGGCATGACAAGCTCGACCCCTGGATTCCCGGCGTGTAA
- a CDS encoding class I SAM-dependent methyltransferase has protein sequence MTDVKDFDALATGWDANPRIRETARVFVSHILQHVPLPPRAEALEFGCGTGQAGLQLASLLHRIAMVDASEGMLAVLRQKIDHAAIRNLHIHCGDFLRMDFGLRQFDLIYSLMAMHHVQDIPAILAHTFALLKPGGFFCVGDLEPENGSFHGGSMDVQRGFDPRLLGNQLRSCGFADVYAKRMMVIEKADARGIPKTYPLFFMMAQKP, from the coding sequence ATGACTGACGTAAAGGATTTTGACGCGCTGGCCACCGGTTGGGACGCCAACCCCCGGATCCGTGAAACGGCCCGCGTATTTGTCTCCCATATCCTGCAACACGTGCCCCTGCCGCCTCGTGCCGAAGCTCTTGAATTCGGCTGTGGTACCGGACAGGCCGGTTTGCAGCTCGCCTCCTTGCTGCATCGCATCGCCATGGTCGACGCCTCGGAAGGCATGCTGGCCGTGCTACGACAAAAAATCGACCACGCCGCCATCCGCAATCTCCACATCCATTGTGGCGATTTTTTGCGCATGGACTTTGGATTACGGCAGTTCGATCTGATCTACAGCCTGATGGCCATGCATCACGTGCAGGATATACCGGCAATCCTTGCGCACACATTCGCGCTGCTCAAACCGGGGGGATTTTTCTGCGTGGGAGACCTGGAACCGGAGAACGGTTCCTTTCACGGCGGGAGCATGGACGTTCAGCGGGGTTTCGACCCTCGGCTGCTGGGAAACCAACTGCGATCGTGCGGTTTTGCAGACGTCTATGCAAAGCGCATGATGGTCATTGAAAAAGCCGACGCCAGGGGAATCCCCAAAACCTATCCGCTGTTTTTCATGATGGCCCAAAAACCCTGA
- a CDS encoding M48 family metallopeptidase yields the protein MKYLILSAWLLVVMCEQWLEWLNLRHQRRQSVFVPPAFTKNFDTETVRQTLAYETDKKRLALVAQGFMAMLFAGFMFGGGISRYDGWTGSVTDSFILRGSLFFIGLTSAWLLLDLPFSWWRNFRIEARYGFNTMTMRLWLTDALKGMALSLLLYGLLAGGCLWLVQSRPDIWWLWVWSFVTLFGLLLMVIAPYLIEPLFFSFAPVQNPALEPRIRQLAEQAGMRAGRIFQVDASRRSRHGNAYFTGLGRQKRIILFDTLLAQMDDDQVLAVLAHEIGHWKHRHITRRLLGGALVSLGGLFLAWLLIRWGGLPALLGLEKASFPAQVVILSLLAGIASFFLAPVGSALSRRQEWQADRFACQLTGRPADLAEALVKLARENLAALHPHPLYVRLRFSHPPIVERVAALQKLARASAENRSTAKESVHD from the coding sequence ATGAAATACCTGATTCTGAGCGCCTGGCTGCTGGTGGTCATGTGCGAGCAATGGCTGGAATGGCTCAACCTTCGTCACCAGCGGCGTCAGAGTGTGTTCGTACCGCCTGCCTTCACGAAGAACTTCGATACCGAAACCGTCAGGCAGACCCTTGCTTACGAAACGGATAAAAAACGTCTGGCTCTGGTCGCACAGGGTTTCATGGCGATGCTTTTTGCGGGGTTCATGTTTGGCGGCGGGATATCGCGCTACGATGGCTGGACCGGTTCGGTGACGGATTCTTTTATCCTGCGGGGCAGCCTGTTTTTCATCGGTCTGACAAGTGCATGGCTGCTGCTGGATCTGCCCTTTTCCTGGTGGCGGAATTTCCGCATTGAAGCCCGCTATGGATTCAATACCATGACGATGCGCCTGTGGCTGACCGATGCCCTCAAGGGCATGGCGCTGTCACTGCTGCTGTACGGGCTGCTGGCCGGCGGCTGCCTGTGGCTGGTGCAGAGCCGTCCGGACATATGGTGGCTGTGGGTCTGGAGCTTTGTCACCCTGTTCGGGCTGCTGTTGATGGTAATCGCACCCTATCTTATCGAACCGCTGTTTTTCAGCTTCGCACCCGTCCAGAACCCGGCGCTGGAACCGCGCATCCGACAACTGGCCGAGCAGGCCGGGATGCGCGCCGGACGCATTTTCCAGGTCGACGCGTCCAGGCGCAGCCGCCACGGCAACGCCTACTTTACCGGACTGGGTCGCCAGAAACGCATCATCCTGTTCGATACCCTGCTGGCACAGATGGATGACGATCAGGTTCTGGCGGTACTGGCGCATGAAATCGGCCACTGGAAACACCGTCACATAACCAGGCGCCTGCTGGGCGGCGCCCTTGTGTCGCTTGGCGGCCTGTTTCTGGCGTGGCTGCTGATCCGCTGGGGCGGCCTGCCGGCCCTGCTCGGTCTGGAAAAGGCATCCTTCCCGGCTCAGGTCGTGATTCTGTCCCTGCTCGCCGGCATCGCCAGCTTTTTCCTGGCGCCTGTCGGCAGCGCCCTGTCGCGTCGCCAGGAATGGCAGGCCGATCGCTTCGCCTGTCAACTCACCGGACGGCCCGCCGATTTGGCGGAAGCACTCGTCAAGCTCGCGCGGGAAAACCTTGCCGCGCTGCATCCGCATCCGCTGTATGTCCGTCTGCGGTTTTCCCATCCGCCGATCGTGGAGCGGGTCGCAGCCCTGCAAAAATTGGCCAGAGCTTCTGCTGAAAACAGATCGACCGCAAAGGAGTCCGTACATGACTGA
- a CDS encoding radical SAM/SPASM family putative metalloenzyme maturase, with product MKMHDSRSAGGMASTSSPALREYPSKLFVESTTFCNLRCPMCVKQAADSKVVDADMSQQTFAALEAAFPFLESLVLNGIGEPLMHPHILEWIRRARQIMPDNAWVGFQSNGLMLDRSLADKLVDAGLDRICLSVDGVKPETFSKVRKGEDLSDMDRAFRVLREARQGQSECRLRIGAEFVAMRENFRQLPDTVRWVAERGADFVIVSHALPYDISGIAQTAYDNSIDAAVEIYQRWKRQMEADGLDIKAYDYMVWEKEQVLPRTVDPQVRKVNQMVGRMRAEARKKDIFMDVMQLLRRDEAMVSAVQEVFEEARQVAAAMGIEIKLPVVTPRYERECPFVTKGSAFISWNGDVHPCYYLWHHYRCWVNDWDRLVKPKVFGNVNRQPLLDIWRSEDFRIFREHVVEFDYPYCSNCGVAPCDLVQEEDFEQDCFTNPEPCGSCLWAMGLLQCLQD from the coding sequence ATGAAAATGCATGATAGCAGATCCGCGGGCGGCATGGCCAGCACGTCATCTCCCGCGCTGCGTGAATACCCGAGCAAACTGTTTGTCGAGAGTACGACTTTCTGCAATCTGCGCTGCCCCATGTGCGTCAAGCAGGCTGCGGACAGCAAGGTTGTCGATGCCGATATGTCGCAACAGACCTTTGCCGCTCTGGAAGCGGCGTTTCCCTTCCTGGAATCGCTGGTGCTCAACGGCATCGGCGAGCCGCTGATGCATCCGCATATTCTCGAATGGATCCGCAGGGCCCGCCAGATAATGCCGGATAATGCATGGGTCGGTTTTCAGTCCAACGGCCTGATGCTGGATCGCAGTCTGGCAGACAAGCTGGTCGACGCGGGGCTGGATCGCATCTGCCTTTCGGTGGATGGCGTCAAGCCCGAGACCTTCAGCAAAGTGCGCAAAGGCGAGGACCTGAGCGACATGGATCGCGCCTTCCGCGTGCTGCGCGAGGCCCGGCAAGGACAATCGGAGTGCCGGCTAAGGATCGGCGCCGAGTTTGTCGCCATGCGCGAAAATTTTCGCCAGTTGCCCGATACGGTGCGCTGGGTGGCTGAGCGCGGCGCCGATTTCGTCATTGTCAGTCACGCCCTGCCTTACGATATTTCCGGTATCGCCCAGACCGCCTATGACAATTCCATCGACGCCGCTGTCGAGATTTACCAACGCTGGAAGCGGCAAATGGAGGCTGACGGGCTGGATATCAAGGCCTACGATTACATGGTCTGGGAAAAAGAGCAGGTTCTGCCCCGGACCGTCGATCCGCAGGTGCGCAAGGTCAACCAGATGGTCGGCCGCATGCGGGCCGAAGCGCGCAAAAAGGATATTTTCATGGATGTCATGCAGCTGCTGCGGCGTGACGAGGCCATGGTTTCCGCGGTCCAGGAGGTTTTCGAGGAAGCGCGGCAGGTTGCCGCAGCGATGGGCATTGAAATCAAGCTGCCGGTCGTCACACCCCGTTACGAACGGGAATGCCCCTTCGTGACCAAGGGGTCCGCATTTATTTCCTGGAACGGTGACGTGCATCCCTGTTATTACCTGTGGCATCATTACCGCTGCTGGGTCAATGACTGGGATCGCCTGGTCAAGCCGAAGGTATTCGGTAACGTCAACCGGCAGCCGCTGCTCGATATCTGGCGCAGTGAGGACTTCCGCATTTTCCGCGAGCACGTGGTCGAATTCGATTATCCCTACTGCTCCAATTGCGGGGTCGCGCCCTGCGACCTGGTGCAGGAGGAGGATTTCGAGCAGGACTGTTTCACCAATCCCGAGCCCTGTGGTTCCTGTCTGTGGGCCATGGGGTTGCTGCAGTGTCTGCAGGATTGA
- a CDS encoding glycyl-radical enzyme activating protein, which yields MNWRQKVLDFDNIGDRGEGLKGLVFDIQKFAIHDGGGIRTLVFLKGCPLSCPWCSNPESLAGKPEITFVCNNCIGCGKCLEVCPVDAIRQDESTGRGLIIDRDRCTLCGRCARHCYAGAINIIGRYLSIQELMEMIERDRKFYEQSNGGVTFSGGEPTAQPEFLKAALKETQRRGIHTAIETSSFVKWPTYASILEHVDLVLTDIKHMDDAEHKRLTGVSNMVILENLRNIAGLGIPVKIRLPLIPGYNDSRDNLEATADFVKGLNNVQSLDILPYHRLGEMKWGQLGQKYALAGIEALTLEETEAHGRLFRDRGIKVSIGG from the coding sequence ATGAACTGGAGACAGAAGGTCCTGGATTTTGACAACATCGGTGATCGCGGAGAAGGCCTCAAGGGGCTGGTCTTCGACATTCAGAAGTTCGCCATTCACGATGGCGGCGGCATTCGCACCCTGGTTTTCCTCAAAGGCTGTCCGCTGTCATGTCCGTGGTGCTCGAACCCTGAATCCCTCGCCGGCAAGCCGGAAATTACGTTCGTCTGCAACAACTGCATCGGCTGCGGCAAATGCCTGGAAGTCTGTCCGGTCGACGCCATCAGGCAGGACGAATCGACTGGCAGGGGACTGATCATCGACCGGGACCGCTGCACCCTGTGCGGGCGATGCGCCAGGCATTGCTACGCCGGTGCCATCAACATCATCGGCCGCTACCTGTCGATCCAAGAGTTGATGGAGATGATCGAGCGGGATCGCAAATTCTACGAACAGAGCAACGGCGGCGTAACCTTTTCCGGCGGCGAACCGACGGCTCAGCCCGAATTCCTCAAGGCAGCCTTGAAGGAAACGCAACGCAGGGGCATCCACACCGCTATCGAAACCAGTTCATTCGTTAAGTGGCCAACCTATGCGTCGATTCTGGAGCACGTCGACCTGGTGCTGACCGACATCAAACACATGGACGACGCCGAACACAAGCGGCTCACCGGGGTTTCCAATATGGTCATTCTCGAAAATCTGCGCAACATCGCCGGCCTCGGCATCCCCGTCAAAATCCGCCTGCCGCTCATCCCCGGCTACAACGATTCGCGCGACAATCTCGAAGCCACCGCCGATTTCGTAAAAGGGCTGAACAACGTGCAATCCCTCGATATTTTGCCTTACCACCGGCTGGGCGAAATGAAATGGGGACAACTGGGGCAGAAATATGCTTTGGCGGGTATTGAAGCATTGACGCTTGAGGAAACGGAAGCCCACGGTCGGCTTTTCAGGGACCGGGGGATCAAGGTCTCCATTGGCGGATAA